The following DNA comes from Methanomassiliicoccales archaeon.
GGAGGTCCTGGGGGATTCCATACTGGGCTTCGTGGTCATGGACGATCTGTTCCAACGATTCCCAGAAGCGGACAAGAAAGAACTTTCGACCAGAAGGGCGGAGATGGTGTCGAACGATAGGTTGAACGAGATCGGTTCCGAAATAGGACTGAGGGGGTTCGTGGAGATCGGTAGTTCCATTCAAAAAAATACCGAGGGGGCGGCTAAATACATCGTAGCCGATGCCATGGAATCGTTGATAGCAGCCATCCACCTGGATGGCGGCCACGAGGCCGCCCGTTCTTTTATTAAAAGGGAAATTATCGATAGGGAAAGAGTTTAGAACTTCTCCCCGGTCATCCTCTCGTACATGTCGATGTAGAGCCTGCTGACCTTCTCCACCACGTCCTTCG
Coding sequences within:
- a CDS encoding ribonuclease III domain-containing protein, which produces MQLKELQDIISYHFNDLSLLQESLTHRSMKIERGASVRTNCRLEVLGDSILGFVVMDDLFQRFPEADKKELSTRRAEMVSNDRLNEIGSEIGLRGFVEIGSSIQKNTEGAAKYIVADAMESLIAAIHLDGGHEAARSFIKREIIDRERV